A window of the Natronomonas salina genome harbors these coding sequences:
- a CDS encoding glycosyltransferase family 2 protein: MPKVSVVIPTYNNEDTIVRAIQSVLTQSYTNLEIIVVNDCSTDDTYKKVNSIDDTRVNYFEHNKNRGGSNARNTGISIASGDYISFLDADDRWHSEKLKKQIDYIEKAQYNAVYCDIDRIYERKYPRIRKIVESIFGKNSLSGKEGGVELLRDSLLMRNFSTGGCSTLLIKSALVNKLGGFDERFSRHQDWEFRNRILKEGSLGFVDEKLVTKYGSSEIQPEIVEESALLYLDKFSDDIDVIESDGFDVHGRHYLRVAIAYFRNSNYNKGYEYLRKSNIYSSFKIIELMWNIIIGLKRAIRDKLPRR, encoded by the coding sequence ATGCCGAAAGTTAGTGTTGTTATCCCCACATATAATAATGAAGATACAATAGTAAGAGCAATACAAAGTGTTCTAACCCAGTCATACACAAATCTAGAGATAATTGTAGTAAATGATTGTTCAACGGATGACACATATAAAAAAGTAAATTCGATAGATGATACTAGAGTAAATTATTTTGAGCACAATAAAAATAGAGGGGGGAGCAATGCTCGAAATACAGGTATATCAATAGCATCTGGTGACTATATTTCATTCTTAGATGCAGATGACAGGTGGCACTCAGAAAAATTAAAAAAGCAGATAGATTATATTGAAAAAGCTCAGTATAATGCAGTATATTGTGATATAGATAGGATATATGAGAGAAAATATCCTCGGATAAGAAAAATTGTTGAGTCCATATTTGGTAAAAATTCACTTTCTGGAAAGGAAGGAGGAGTCGAATTACTTCGAGATTCACTCCTGATGAGGAATTTTTCAACCGGAGGTTGTTCAACTCTACTTATTAAAAGCGCACTTGTTAATAAATTGGGTGGGTTTGATGAACGATTTTCCCGACACCAAGATTGGGAATTCAGGAATCGAATTTTAAAAGAGGGATCATTAGGCTTTGTTGATGAAAAGCTTGTTACAAAATATGGTTCGTCTGAAATACAGCCCGAAATAGTTGAAGAGTCCGCTCTCCTATATTTAGATAAATTTTCGGATGATATAGATGTAATAGAAAGTGATGGGTTTGATGTGCATGGCCGGCACTATCTCAGAGTCGCAATAGCCTATTTTAGAAACTCCAATTATAATAAGGGGTATGAATACTTACGAAAATCAAATATATATTCCTCGTTTAAAATTATAGAGCTAATGTGGAATATAATAATTGGTCTAAAAAGAGCAATTAGGGACAAACTACCAAGAAGATAA